TATTATTCCTATCTGCTGTACGAAATCTTATACCGAATTCTTGAATAATTTCATTGTGGGAAGCAGCCTTTAAACCATTTTAGATACATTTTTCCGTGACGTGTCGCGAATGGAAACAGCTCAGATTAATCTAATATTATAAAGTAAAAAGTGGCATCCCGCTCGCATATCACTTATAATGCAACGCCACCAGTGCTTCCCTATCGCTTAGCCCCTTAAGACGACACTCAAATGGCATTTCTGATCGGCACGGCACTCCTAGACGCAGCTGGAATTCCAGCTTGCCAAGTGAATCACCCGAGTGCCCGGGCAGGAGTTGAACGTTAATGAGTAATTTCCGCAGGCGCATCCTCTTCTCACTGGACCCCCGCCACGCCTCTCCGCCCCCCTCTGCCCGGCACACACTGGGTGCATCAAGTGCTGCGCAGTAAGAACGAtgggaaaataagaaaatctgATAGCCAGAAATGTCGGGGAAAAGGAACCCGAAGAGAGACAGAAGCGACAGCAGCCATGGCGCATTAAGATTAACGGCTCAGCGTTCGATCGAAGGGAAGGTGCGAGAAAGAGAGAGTCAGAGGGATGCTGTCTCCTTTCGTACACTGACAAACTTTTCAAGTAGggttaaataaatatcaatgctattttcatttaatttggaGCTCTTCCTGAACacatttctctcagtgtgtCGATTAGGTAGAGGAGCAGCAATGAGGAAATGCGTCCGTCCTTCCCCTACCTGATCTGCACTTTGCTTTACATCTTGTAGGACTTCTTGGAAACCCGGCTACGGATCTCCTTGAAGCCCATCAAAGAATGGAATGAAGTAACTGAAAGGAAGAATGACGAGGCATGTGGTGCCGATCGATGGTGGTGCTCATAtagtggtggtgctgctgtcGTTGACATTTGATCTCTTTTATGAGGTCTTTCTTGAGCGGGCTCAAGTGCAGCATCGGTTTTGTTTATCTCGTCTCTTCTGTTCGGCTGGTGTTTTCGTTCTGGCCCTAAATCAACCCCTAAAGCCAAGGGATTTGACCCTAGTCCGCAAATTGTGTGTAATTCAATGAGTTTTCTTGGGGTTCTCGTTCTCAGTTCGATTCATATCGATCGAGGTAGGTATAGGATGTTCTTTTGACGGCCAGATGTAAGGTAACCTTTCGATTCACTTAGCCAATAAAGGGCTTTGATATTAAGGTCGATAGAAATATTATGGTTTCTTTGAAAATATTGCATTGTAAATTCTCTAGGGTTTGTATTTCACTTCCAGAGTTGACTAGCTAATCAATTAAACTTTAAAAGTGTCACATTTACGATTAATAAGCTATGAGTAATGGAGTAGGTTTACTTAGAGGTTCGAGTTCATGTGGTTCCTATAGATGTGTTTACTTTCTGCACGTGTATTTCGTGTTCGGATTTTGCCATTTGTGTCTGTGTGCCTGTGTCCGCTCAAATCAAATACTCAATTAATAAGCATAAAAAAGATATTCAAAATTCGAAATAGCTAAGTCAACGACCTGCTTTGCTTTTATAACTGCTCGGCGCTCAACACTCGTCGCCGTATATTtaagaaacagcaacaacgctCGTAACTCTTGATTTACCTTAGCCCCCGAATTCCCCGCAATACCCCCCTTACCAACGCTTTTAGACGCTGCTGAGCGTGCATAACAAGCGCGTGAGCGTATCGCGTTTGCTATTTGTGTTTGCCCTCGCTTGGCTGTATTGGTATATTGGTAcaaaaaaagcaagaaaaaatataaataaaaaacgcCAATTCCGGGTTCTTCTTCGCAACACAAAACGGCGAAAAAACATATAGAAAAAGTGTGCGAAGACGCAGGGGGAAATAAGCCAAATGTCTGTGGTTCATTTTCTGTCTAGATCGTCGGTTTGTGTGCTCAGCTTGGAGGAGAGCCGCAGGcgcttttcttttgttttattgttatttcttCGGTCACCTTTTGAGCGAGCCCTCAAACAACAAGGGAGGCTCAAAGCTCAAGCTCAGGCAAATCAATCATCGTTACGCATTTTTTGGTAATGTGCTAAAGCCCGATCTCAAGTCGAGCCAGGCCTAAAGCCTTGCGGTAGCTGTAAATGAAGAAAGAAAGGAGAGCCACAGGCATTCTTTCACCCAAAGCTTTCGTAGGTCATTAGAATACAGTGATCTCTAGAAGGCAAGAACCTGCAGAACATGTCGCACTTTTGAAACCTTAAGATCTGAATAGTTCTTACCACTGTAGTTTTCTCTTTTGATCAGGCGACAAGATCTGGCCAACATTAAAGTCTTCTACAGCTTTACCTCCGGCTCTTCTGTTTTGCTCGATCGCCGAAAGAGAGGTGTAGAAATATAAAAGCGAGATGGCGAGATCTACAGCTGCTGGAGGCGTTACGTGACGTGTTTGTTCTAATGTAGCTCAAGCCTCGGCTTCAAGTcgttgttttttctttttttctacCTCTTTTTTGTGGAACTCTTTCTGCTGCCTCATTGTTCATCTTTATGTGCTCGTCGGGTCTTCGAAGGGGCAGAGGGATGGACTGCCTAATGATATCAAACGTTCGATAACCTCTTCGGATTTCTTATAAATATGCAAACTCGAACCGCAGCACAAACAACACACACCTCTGCGCTATGCTGATCATTCTCATGACTAGGGAGATATCCGACTTCATAAAGAGCATTGGAACAATCGGAAAACAAAGGGCGCAAAAGCACAGCATCATCATTACGATCATTATCATAATGCTTATGATCGAATCGGTAGCTAACTACCTAGGAATAAAAAGCAGCGAGAGACGCTGGAGATCTCCAGTCAGATATTTCATTTCCATACGATGGATGAGTTCATCATACGCCCAGACAAGAGTTCAGAATCATTCTTGTTTTTGCTCTCAGAAGGGGATGATGATGGGGAGTTTTAGATGCACTGAGGGAATAAAAGCAAGTTCTTTAGATTCACTAGATTCACATAGTAACCACGAATTCTCCAGACAATAGTgaattttttccagtgtataCAGCGTGTTTGCTGGTGAGGAGCTGGATACTCATAGACCTAGACCGCATCAACCGCATCATTTGTGCCCATTACATTCAATTAGTCGCATCTGCGTTTTTGTTTCAACTCTTTGCGATTTTCTCGCACTTGCATCAATCTTCTCCGCCGCTCCCACCCTCTTCAATGCTGTTCCTGCCCACCATCCTAACTTAATAAGGCActcatcaacatcatcatcatcattgttGGACTGCTGCCTGCAGCAGGAATTTTATGTTTGCCCCAAGCTGGCGGGGATGCCAACGAGGGGCAGTGGACATCTCATGTGCGTCTCTTTGGCTGGGGGTCGGGGTCAGTACGGGTTCAATTGAGTTGGTTGACATGAGTAGCTTCCGTGTTTGAAGACCAGCACATACTCTCGAGTAGAGTTTACATGGAGCAACGAAGGACAATGTAGAGAACTAAGAAAACTTTGTAATTAGGTGGTTGGATAACCATTTCATTCCACAAGTCATTCATTTTCGAAGAGCATCACTGAAACACCCACAAGCTACCCATCAACACAATCTTGTGGGGGCTCTTCGACTTAAGAACGAACAGTAAAGGAACCTTGTCCATCAAGCTGATAAGATCCCCAGTCGCAGTTGAGtcccaattccaattccagttccagttccagaTCCCGTCCTCGGCGCACACCTGCTGCGGAGGCCTTTGGCGCTTCACATGGCGATATATATCTGTTAACTAGGATTACTTGTTGTCTTGGGTGTCGCTGCTCTGATAAAGACCAACAGAAATAGACAGAACACATAAAAGATACAACATGTTCCGCTATCCGTTGTCGCACACTTCCACCATAATGTTTATATGTATTATGAAATGTTTACGATTTGCTTGAGTTTCAGTAAGTTCATAACAAATATGCCCCCTCCGCAGATAAGATAACGCATAGATACATAGAGCAATCTGACTTGGCTCGACTTCAGTCGTTCGGACTCCCCTTCACTTTTTATTGCTCGCGACTGACTTCCCATCGAAGAAAGACTTTTAGCGACTTCCTGCTCCGGTCGTTTGACTATTTATCGGCCTGATCTTCCAGCTTCCTGTGGGCAATTGGATCGTGGTCCAGCGAAAAGCCACCTAGCTAAGCCACCTACACTGCGATGAAATTTATAAGGCCTTTTATGTTCTTAAAATATCTTAAGAGCTCCATCCAAAATATTTGTGCTGCATTATTAAAACATAACCACCAACACAgattttaaaaaacaatttttaatgacGCTATTTTTCTCGATAATACCAAACCGATTTTatctattttaattgatgGTTTTTAATCGAACTAATTGGGAACGTTTTTAATtgatacataaatattttaaccaCCAGCAGAACTTTGTTTTCCCCCAGAACTTCTGCTGCTTATTTTTGGTTTGATCGTGGATTTAAGAGCTAGATTTATAAAATCGAGCTATTGCGGCATGAAATTTAAAGTGTTGTTCAATTTTATTAGAAAGTTTATTATATACACCTAAAGAATATAATGGCAATCAAGCTGAATTTGTTCGTCGCTTTTCTGATAATTTCTATATATTATTTCACAGAGGTAACAAATTGATATTACTGAAAAACCATCTTTAATAAGCTACTTTTAGGTCTATTCCCTATTAGAATTTACTAATCTACAGTGCGAGTCTCTGGATAAGGACTTTGCCTTAATTGATTATTGTTTTCTGAAATCTGTGAACCGATCTTACAAATATGTTTCCATTAAAGTAAACCTCCTACAAATACCTATAACCAAAGTTAAGGTAATGTATTGAATACATGCCATTAAATATTAAGCTATTAAGCTAAATTACCATTCTTCAAATCAGGTGCATTCAAATTTAATGGCTATAAACCTTTTCTCTACAATATTACTTCTGACGCGTGCAGACTCCTACACTCGCCAAAATCCAATCCGGTTGCTCtttatttttacaatttttacaAAGAGTATTCCAACATAAACCACCCGTGTACCTATGACGTAGGTATACCCGAAGATTATTAAGTAACTATTCatattatattcattttaGGACGATTTCATGTCCTCGATAAGATGCCATATCATAGTATAAATAATATGGTAACCAAAATACTGCCCTTTCCGGAGGGAAATTATATGTTCGAAGTGCTCTGGATAGCCTACGACATTCCTCGAGCCGTAACTAAGTTCTATGCGTCACTTTCTTAATAAGAAAAGGCTATAAAAAATCAATCACGTCCCCAAAAAAATGTAACCCTAATCAAAACTGTAATGTAATGTACCTcttaattgaaaatatgagttctatttaaatatatgtgtattGGTGGTGGATGATATGTACAACGAGTGATCCTAATTCAGAATATATATTGGGTCGAAAAAGAAACTTGATACCATTAATCGAATTtggtatacccttttactctacaagtattaataaattcaaatcaTTCCAAAAAAGAACGTACTTAAATGAGCTTAGATCTTCAACAATCTTTCTTCCCCGTCCACGATCACAGTTCCGATCTTAAACCCAATTTTTCTGTGTGCAATAAGTGATCGCTAGCTGACTCGATCGCCCGTccatttcttcttttttttgtgcacACAATCTGGCCGGGCATCTAAACCGGTAGTTAGTATTTGCACTAGTAATCAAGCACATACATAGCTAGCATCTAGGCATGCATGGCGAAGCCGCTTCCTCCCCTTCCTCACCTTCCTCCGCCTGCTGCCCCGCACTCGGAGCCAAAGAACGATCGCGCTTCGCATCTTAATTACAGAGGAGAACGAGCAGAAAAAATAGCGAAGAAAAAACAAAGTCCAGAGCTAGCCCGCCAAACCTGAATTGTAAAAACGTTCTAAACGAACTGAACTCaaccgaaccgaactgaactTAACCGAGCTGGTCGGTGGGGAACGTTTTAAGCGTCGTCGTGGAAAGACACTTAATAAATGCGGAAGCGGATGTTCGAGCtacagaaaacagaaacagagaGACGCTGACGCTGACGCTTGTCTATAATCACAATCACAATCTGGTTCCAAGACGCAGGGAACAGGGAAATGCAAAAAATCAGCGATCGTATGAAGAATAAGTGCGCGTAAGTTAATACCATATGTCTATAGTCTACAGGTTGTAGACTATCTACGGAGGCAGGAAGACGCCAAGTCCAGTGAGCAGGCACAGGAGGaacaccatcatcatcatcatcatcttggCCATCGCTCACTTCCTCCGACAGTTCGATTGTGGGAATCGAAAGCATGTAATCGCTGATGATGTGTAATACACGAGCTAATGCTCTATAGCGTGTTCAGGAAACTGGCCATATCTTTAAACGATTAGGGCGGAGGTGGGGGCTTCGGAAGAGGGCGGCACACGAATTATTGATTAAGAAAAGAGCTTCACAAACATCATAAAAACGGTTAGAAACGGAACCGGACTGCAGATAAGACAGTGAAGCCAATACTCCAGAACAATTATCAATTGAAGAGCAGTGTTGCAAAAGGAACAATTTCCTGCTTTTCGCAGGAAAATGCTAAAGCTCTCCAACACCCGAACCCATTGAGTTTTAATCAAGGAAACGAGTAGTATCCAACCAATCAGTTGCATTCAAGGCACTTGGAAGGTGGCGGGTCTAGAAGCATTTCCTCAAGTGCTACAACTAATTTGACTTCGGTTTCCAGGCGGAATTTCCCGACTGCACTTCGATAGTTTGGCTTTTTGCTTCTAGCCGTTCTAAGAGAGCTGATTAGCAGGCGAGCGCGCATTTTGAAAAGGCTTCTCCAGAGATTGCTTTCGCCGCAGTCCATAATAACGATGATAATTATATGAGCgcacatatatgtacgtatgtatgcaTGGGGACGAGAGGCAAGAGCTTGGAGCTTGATAAGCACGGACAATGGCACGGGAGTGAGTGTggacacaataataataaacaattgcTGGCTATGCCGCAAGTTGCTCTTAAGTAGCCACTAAAACGTGGCAAACCGACCTAATGAGATAAAAAGTACCACCGACACAGCACTCGGCACTCGGCGCACGAGACAACAAGAGGAATACCCAGAATCCGGCAATCCAAGAACTAACAATTGTAATACACGGAGCCCTCTAAGATCTGGGGATCTCTTGAGGTTGCTGCGCATTGCCGGCGGCCAAGAACTCATTTAAGCTGCTGCTAATTATGAATTTGGCGACAATAGAGGAGCAAGCAGAGTGCCCCATCTGCGGCCCGGGAATCCGAGCCAGAATCTCCGTTTCTGTTTCCAGCTCCTTCAACATCATTGCGCTACGTGCTGTTCGTGTcaattttgttgtttgttttaattcgTGTTTGCCTTACTTggaaaattataatataatctCCTACTTGACTCGGACCCCACCCCAACCCACCGCATCTCATCTCATCCCGTCACATACCATCCCATACCATCCACTCATTTGTGGGTTCATCTCATCTGGCCCGAGGGTATTTTCGAGGCAGTCGTTTCATTTGACACTTGGTCCGCAGACAGGGCGGCGTTCGCTTGAAAATTTCTCAACTGTAATTCCAGtattaataaaacaatttgGGCTTAGGTGCTGCTGGAGGAGTTGAGGCGTAGGAAGAGGATTCCTTGCCACTTGAGCAGAGACAACTGACTTCCTTGAGCACGGAAAAGAGAACAGCCAAGTGGACTTTGATGTAAAGTAAGTCCTCAGATGAACTCTTTCCAGAGTAAAACATCTTCTCTACGATTAGAAGAATACCTATAATTAATATCTCTATCCCTAATACTAATGTTATACTCGTAGGTGACTTACAAGTTTGTCGCGACCAACTTTAACAAGCATAGATTATGTATAGAATATTTTAATTACCTGCAAATAAACAGAAGAAATAACACTATTAGTAGGTGaactatttaaaatatttataatataatcaAAAATTGCAAGTGATTCGTATGTTTGAAAATGCCCCACTTTACCCCTTTCGACCTTGGAATCGAACCCTATTTATATTCCGCGGCTCCACCATTGCGTGAACGCATTTTGAAGTGCTACCCGGCCAAAGGAGCCATAAAATAATCTCAAAACTCGTATCTCTGCGTATCAAGGTGTAAATAATTGAACAGCCCAATATTCTCGGcccaacaacaactgcaatcATTATAATAACACTTGTGAATACCGTGCGATATGATTAAACAAAACagaaagcaacaaaaaagccaaaaataaaaactaaatacttttgttttgctgcttCTTTTCTTTCCTCATTTTTCGATTGTACGTGTGCCCAGATAGGAACCGTGTGTAGAAgtgtaataaaaataaataaataatagcaaaagcaaaagaaagGGTAATGGTAAATGTGACATGGATTGCGACTGATTACTGTATCAAttaagacaaaaaaaaaacaaaaacaaaatatacgAGAGCCACCCACTCCATCGTATAGCAAAAGCGTAAATTCTTGTACTGGCGTCATTTCCGGTTCCCCAAATCCTCCTCACTTCCCAACAAAGACCACTCACTGTATCGAAAACACATTTTGGAATCCCCGCCCCCTTGGATTCCTTCCTTTTCGACCGCCCCTTACCACCCACATGACTTTGGTTCCGAGCTGCTTTCCACTTTTCTTATCAGTCAGCGCAAACTGATTATACGCAAACGCACACCTGTTGGCACATACATATTAGTACTACCAATGCACGTAGGGTTTACCAACTAGTGGGTtccaaaaaaaagaggaattTCGGGCAGCGTTATCTGTGCTATCGGCTCCGAAATCAAATTGATTTATGAAAGATTTGCCAAaattcgatttcgatttaaaaagaaaaagtaaTGAAAGCAAACAGTTACAAAAAGGGAATCAATACTATACCAAAATGGTGGAAATCTCTCCCAAATTAAAATCGCTTTCGAAAAACAACCTCCTTTTGTGCGCTGCTCGTGCACAATTCATTGCAAGTGTGGCACAATAACTAGCTAAATTTCCTCTTCGCTGCCCGCTGAGTTTTGAAGTAGGCAATGCGGAGGACGACGAgaatgggaatgggagtgGGAATGAGAATGAGAATGAGGCTCCTCACCAGCTGCATTGTTCTCAGTGGAGGGCCTGCTGTTTCGAACCGCCCCCTGTGCCTCTCCTCTTCCTTCTTCCGCCCTTTGAATGCAATTTCCTTGAAGTGCCAAATGCCAAAACTCCATTGTGCGTTCTGTTTCCTCGGGTCAAGTCGAGGGGTCGATTTAGGTCGGGATCATATCGAGACGAGAGCTGGGCTGGTCGGTTTGCCGGGGGTCGTGAGAGGCTGAGAGGGTCGCACAGTTAGGGTCTCGAGAGTGACAATTATTGCCAGGGACCACCCATCAAGTTGCGAACCTGTTCCGCTTTCAGCTGAGCTCATTGTTGTAGGTCCAACAGGTAGGTTAAAGGTGATGGTACGGGTTCGATATCCTACAGGCAATGCTTTCTCCTTTGAGGCAATACATGCTATGCTCTTCATTTGAGGCATAATCCAGATAATCGCGATgccacaaaaatatattaattgcCCATTTGGATAAGCGTGTATTTATTGTAAATTGAGGATAAATAACTTGGGTTTTTTCAAACTGAGTTACTTCTTTTTCTACATTTTCTTTAATCTAATTGGTATCGTAGTTTTTCTCAGTGTTCCCATACTTAATTTATCAGTTCCGTACAGTTACAGTTACCCTTTGTATTAGATAAAGACTGTAATGGACAATCGTCGGTCAGTGTGACGTACTAAGGGTCGCTTCAAGTATCTCTTGTTACCAGGCCATAAAACTTGGGTGTGTAACTCTCGAACCCCCTGGTAGCCCGGCTCTTTCGTGCAGCTCGAGGTTTTCCTTGTTGCTTCGTCGTCTCTGGGTTTTATCTGGCGATAGACAAGCGTTACGGATACTTCCTTTTTGGCGTTACGCCATCAGCTTAGGCTAGGTGCACCCAAAACTGTTACGTTATCCACCACGCAATTCCCCCCTGTGTGCGGGGCAGGGGGTTTCCACCACCCCCCTTACTCCACCCATGGGAGTTCAATAAGAAGAAAGAGAAAAATTACCTAATTGTGTTGCATCGACAGACGACGACTTAAAAGCGACTTTCCACAACATTACTCCACTTCTTGCTTGATGTACTTTTGCCCCCCTTAACCACCCACTCCAGCGCCCCCACTACCCCCTTTGGGTGCCCCTTCCCCTTTTCCGTATGTGTGCCAAAAGGAAAATGTGCCACAAACTGCAGAAAATGCGGCGAATATTTGTgttgtttgtgtgttttggcTTTTTCTGTTTGTTGCTTCGCTTCGTTCGCTTCTTTCTCCCTCTCCCTCTTCCACCCCATCTTTTTTCTCTACCTCTCCCGCTCAGTGTAGTTAGATAATAGCAAGTCACCGTTAAAGCACCAAAGTCGAGTTGAGCGGAGTATTATAACTCAAGCAAGACTTCCTATATTTTGAAACACGTTACGTTCGTAACATAATTCACACAACAGGTTACTCAGACAGCGAAAGAGACGGGTGCAGGCCAGGGCGACAGAGAGAGCACCATCGTACTAGTGGAGTAATACGAGTATTAGTGTACTAGGTTTTAGTCGGATTTCGGTGCGGGTAGAAATTGGGAAACATGGGGAAATGATGATCGTGAGAAAAGATTGCGGGAACTTGTCAGAAGTGCAAGATGAATGGGTCGCCCGTTGGGTGGAGATCTACCAGCGAAGACTTAAGTATTTTGCATCGAAAATATGCGGATATAAAGTACTATTTCGTCAAATATCATCACTTTAAATTGAACATTATACTTTTAAGTGTATTCAAAGAGCGAGTCATTTTTATCTTACATAttttcaaacaattttaaatgatGCAATTACTATTTTAATGTATATCTTTGCATTATTTAACTACAAAATTAACTTGTAATTTCTCTGGAAAACATCATCATTTATTTCCTGAAAGCTGGCCTTATTCCAGGCATGAGCTCATTGTTTTTTTCTGAGCAACAACTATAGATTTTCCCACTGACCACATCCTTAAAAGCAACTCCTAAAAGAAATTCCCGAAACTTGCCCACTGTAGCCAAGGAAAAGAGACAGACTGACACTGTGTGAAGGAGAGGGAAGTGTTGTGTTTATATTTTACCGCTTTTAATGGCAAATTCGCACGATCGTTGATTGgagtgttgctgttgctgctgcttttctcGCCTGCCTTTTGCACTACTttctttatttcttttgcGAATTTGAGACGCGACGTAATGGAAGCTGGCTGCATTTATGGCAAATTCAGGTTAGTGTGATTTCGTTGCACTATAAAATGGGTTACAATGGGATATATAGTACGCACAAGTGGTTCGTTCGCCGctttttaaatgcaaatgcacaaaaacagcggccaacaacaatagcaacatCTGCTGAGCGATATCAACAACATACGAATGTTCATATGTTTTAATGCATCTTTGTATGTAAATGTGTGCGATTCGTATTGAATGCAAGCTTCCGCATGCAAGTTACACCAACAAACGCAAGCGAAATAGAAGAAAAGGAAGCAATGTAGCAAGAAGAAGAATGCTAATGCATTCGCCCCTAACAACGAAAGCCAACAGAAAGGAAAGACAAGACCAGCCATACATGGATTTATCATTGTGTTAGTTTCGGCGACGTTCTCCGAGACCTTAACCCTTAAGTGACCCTAATATGATTAATTGAGGCTTGTGGTTACCAtatctttattatttgttatttgtacATGAAAGTACTCCACACAAGCTGAGCAGTATTtacataataaaaaacaacagcGATAATCCCGaaattgtatatttatttctggTTTAATTCGCTAATAGTTGGTTTTTCTGAAGAACTTGTCATGTCGTTTTCTTACAGTCTGGAATAAAGAGAGACACACACAGCCATGCATTTTTTGCTGGCTCGGCATTTTGTGTTAATATCTGAGCCGCTTTAAGGCgtttttttattgttgtttttgctgctgcttggcATTTTCTTCCTCTTCTCTTCATTATTTTGCCGCCCCAAGTTGTTGTTGATTTGATGTTGTTGTACGGGTTGGTTGTGATTCGCACGTGTGAGTGCGAGTGAGTCAGTTGCTGGccgactgtgtgtgtgtgtgtgcgagggAATAGGTCGATGTTTTCTTGCTTCACTCCCTCTGTTCCCCACCACTCTTTCTTCCAACGATCAACAGTTTTTATACCTGTTTGCTCTGCTCCTCCATCTTCCTCTTTTCATGCGATCGCTCTCTTCCGTGCACTTGCCACGCTCTTTCTCTTACGTCGTTTGTCTTTcgccccacacacacacacacaaccgcACACATTCACCCATTCCCCATTACGTTGTTTCTTTTTGTTGGGAGCAATGCGGAagtgaatttaatttattgtatttaCGCTGCTTTTGCCGCTTTTCTGCCGCCGGCTGGTCACCAGGCCAAGTCTCTAGGGGAACCAGGAAAGGAAAACCGCCAAGCGAAATCGCAGCTTCTACAAGTTTTATTTCGTTTCCCGCTAATTGAAGAGAGAAACTGTTTATTTTTGAGAAACAAATCTTAATACATCCGTGCGCACAATCATACGCAGGTAAATAGGGACAGATTAATTTAGTGACATTGcgttataaaattatttattattgtttacgttttatttataataggTGTTTACCGATAagatattaaaaaattttaaagatttttaaaGTGACTAGCTGCAGAAATACGTTAATACTCTTGAAATGTTCCCCACCAATAAAGCATTTCTTTTCTTGAGAGCTATTTGGCTGACCCAAACAGTGCATGTGTTTGTTTTATACATAATGAAATTTATTGGCGAGAATTCTGCTCTcgtcaaaaaaataaaataacggAGGTGGCGCACGATCAGGTGTGTGTCTAGTTCGCACCCCCCACTACCACCCCCTGAAatcacatacatatacatgcatacatgTATACCTCATAGCTGCGGCAGAAGCAGGAACTGTTTGGCTGATTTGTTCGACGTCGTCGGTCGGcaaaggcaaataaataaacacaaTTCCGCTGGctgttttactttttttttatgtacaTACTTCATACATATACTACATATATGCACATAAGTATGTACATACGCTTTTATGACAGTGTGGGTATTTCTTTTCGCCATAGCGCTGCTGCGATAAGATTTCGCTGACGCTTGCCAGAGTCGCCGGAGTCACCCTAATTGGAGCTCAACGCTCCGCTTTTGTTTCACTTCACTTCCATAGAAAAGTGCATGCAACAAGAGACTCGTGAACCGAACCGAAAGAACCATTCCGAAAGCACGGTTCTATAGCATATAGCATATAGCGCATAGCACACCGATATGCACTCCGATAATTACCGTTTCCATCATTTTCGAGGCGGAAAACTCGGACTGGCCAATATGATGCAACGGGCATTACGAAAAGCGCCCAGGTACCGTAATGTGGAGTGGAATGTGAAAATAGAAGAGGCTATTTTCCAAGTGAATCGATCTTGTTCGTATTGTAGAATGCTAGCGAATCGGTGGAGCGTACCGTGCATACAATGCGAGTCAAGACAGTAGGCTTGGGAAGAGAAATTACTATCATATCATATTGTTACCAGACTG
This genomic stretch from Drosophila mauritiana strain mau12 chromosome 2L, ASM438214v1, whole genome shotgun sequence harbors:
- the LOC117141642 gene encoding uncharacterized protein LOC117141642; the encoded protein is MAIKLNLFVAFLIISIYYFTEVYSLLEFTNLQCESLDKDFALIDYCFLKSVNRSYKYVSIKVNLLQIPITKVKVMYGAFKFNGYKPFLYNITSDACRLLHSPKSNPVALYFYIHVLDKMPYHSINNMVTKILPFPEGNYMFEVLWIAYDIPRAVTKFYASLS